In Gadus chalcogrammus isolate NIFS_2021 chromosome 13, NIFS_Gcha_1.0, whole genome shotgun sequence, the genomic stretch CATACAGACATCAACATATTGACTATGTATTAGGTCAATATAAACGTGTTCCTAACTCCTCGATGGTATGGTTTCACTCTGGCTGTGCAGCACGGTTCCGTATACTTTGGGATTTTAAACAGATTGAGGTCGCACCATGAATGTTTCCACAGAATGTGTGCTAAATCACTCACAGCAGTGCATGTTGGTATCTGTAGTTCTAAAATGTAACATACATTCAAGCACACATCAATAAAACCTGCCACTAACATCGAAGCCACCACGGGCCTGacctgacctctctctctctctccccctctctctctctccctctctcccccatctccctccacaGCTGGATAAGAGTGAGGTGACAACTCTAGGACTGCCTCCCACCACCAGCCATGGTGGCTCTGACACCAACATCAGCGTGGACGGCGCGGCGGGGACAtcagcggcggcggtggtggcggcggcgtccGGCGGGGGGGTGGCAGCAGGTGGCGGCGGCGAGAGCTGCTCTGGGATCGCGGAGCCCCAGCGCACACGCGCTGCCCTGGAGCACCTGCAGCAGAAGATCCTGAAGATCACCGAGCAGATCCGCGTGGAGCAGGAGGCGCGCGACGACAACGTGGCCGAGTACCTCAAGCTCGCCCACAACGCCGACAAGCAGCAGGCCTCGCGCATCAAGCAGGTGTTCGAGAAGAAGAACCAGAAGTCGGCGCAGACCATCGCGCACCTGCACAAGAAGCTCGAGCACTACCACAGGAAGTTGAAGGAGATCGAGCAGGTGGGTCTTCCCCCCGAGTGATAATACAGAGTCGGAGGAGCACCTGCGTTCTCCTGtcgactcgtgtgtgtgtgtgtgtgtgtgtgtgtgtgtgtgtgtgtgtgtgtgtaaacgaaGCAAATAATATATCCTATACACGGGTATATAGACAAAAGCTGGGTGCTACACATTTCCTGTCTGGAGGTTTCCACCCTTTTGGGGGTTGAAGACGTAAGCCCCACTTGCAGCCTTAATGCTCTACTTAATACATCGTCATCATGTTGTCTAATTACCCTTTGgccatccctctcctccgcaGAACGGACCGGCCCGACAGCCCAAGGATGTCCTGCGGGACATGCAACAGGGCCTAAAGGACGTGGGCGCCAACGTACGAGCGGGATTCAGCGGTTTCGGCGGCGGCGTGGTCGAAGGGGTCAAAGGGGGCGTGTCTGCGTTCACCCACACGGCGGTGGTGTCCAAGCCCCGGGAGTTCGCCAGCCTCTTCCGCCACAAGTTCGGCAGCGCCGATAACATCGCCCACCTCAAGGACCCGCTAGAGGACGGCGTGGGCGGCGCCTCGGACGACGCTCTGACCCCGCGCGCGCTGAGCGGCAGCGCCACCTTGGTCTCCAGCCCAAAGTACGGCAGCGACGACGACTGTTCCTCCGCCAGCTCGGGATCCGGAGTAGGCAGCAATTCAGGaggcgcaggaggaggaggaggaggaggaggaggaggaggaggaggaggaggaggaggaacaggaggaggaggaggaggaggaggaggaggagcaggaggaggagggaccggGGGAGGCATGTCGGGGTTAGGCCCCACGCTCGGCAGCCCAAGGCTGGacggacaccaccaccaccaccaccatcacgtGCACAGCTCCTGGGACGCGCTGCTGGAGGGC encodes the following:
- the tmcc2 gene encoding transmembrane and coiled-coil domains protein 2 yields the protein MDLDKSEVTTLGLPPTTSHGGSDTNISVDGAAGTSAAAVVAAASGGGVAAGGGGESCSGIAEPQRTRAALEHLQQKILKITEQIRVEQEARDDNVAEYLKLAHNADKQQASRIKQVFEKKNQKSAQTIAHLHKKLEHYHRKLKEIEQNGPARQPKDVLRDMQQGLKDVGANVRAGFSGFGGGVVEGVKGGVSAFTHTAVVSKPREFASLFRHKFGSADNIAHLKDPLEDGVGGASDDALTPRALSGSATLVSSPKYGSDDDCSSASSGSGVGSNSGGAGGGGGGGGGGGGGDSSWDALLEGLQEIKASQAHMEDAIEDMKSQLQSDYSYMTRCLQEEGYRYERLEEQLNDLTELHQNEMTNLKQELASMEEKVAYQSYERARDIQEAVESCLTRITKLELQQQQQQVVQLEGVENANARALLGKLINVILALMAVLLVFVSTVANFITPLMKTRARVAATVLLTLLLFILWKHRDFWEPWLLPS